CACGAATAAGGGAACCAGGCTGACACATATATGCTGCATTTTGCTCTCCTCTGCTGGTAAAAATTAGCCCTGGACCAAGTGGTCGAATTCTTCCAGGGTCTGGTAGGTCTTAGTCATCGCCCCGCAGGCGTCAGCCGGAATGGCGTAATCCGCGGTCAAGGACCGCAGCTTGCTGAAGTCGGCAGTCAAGTCTTCCTGGCCGGCTCTCACCTTCTTTTGGATGTCTTCATAAACCTTGCGGACTTCAAAGACTTCCGGGTGGTGGGCGCCGTGGGCCTTGGTAATTGCCTGCGTATATAAGTCTAACATTTCATCGTTCTTGGTAAAAAATTCCTTGATCATCATTTTTCTCCTTTTTTCTTGATTAGTCGTTTTTCTTATTTTTGCTTTTTTCTCTTATTTAGCGCTGGCCTTCAAGACGTCATAGCCGATATTCTTCACGGCTTGAGTGATCGTGTCCAAATTGGTTTTTTCCGGGTCGAAGTTGACCTTGGCCTTGCTTGCGTTGAAGAGGACCTTGACGCTGGTCTTTTCAACCCCGTCGACATTGGCGATGGCCCCCGCGATCTTCTGCATGCAGGTCGGGCAGGCTAATGTTTCAAGTTGTAAAATTGCTTTTTGCATGATTTCTTTTCCTTTCTTTTTTCTATTGGATACTTTCGCTGCCCTTAGTATACGGGCCTGTTGCTTGAGAAAAATTGTTTTCTATCAATTTTCGCGATTTTTGTAATTTTGACCGGTAGGCCAGAAGGCGCATGGCGTTCAAGATTACAACCAGGATACTGCCTTCGTGGACAAACATCCCGATGGCCATGTTCATCCATGAGCTGGCTAACACGCTGACCAGCAGGACGGCTACGACAGCCAGGGCGATGGTGATGTTCTCAATCATGTTCCGCCGGGTGGCCTTAGCCAGGGCCAGGGCCCGCGGAATCCGGTCAAAGCTGCCGTTCATGAGGACCACGTTTGAAGTCTCAATTGCCACGTCAGTCCCGCTGCCCATGGCAATCCCGATGTCTGCCCGGGCCAGTGACGGACTGTCGTTGATCCCGTCGCCGACAAAGGCCACGATTTCACCGGCTGCCTGCCGCTTTTTGACAAATTCGGCCTTGTCTTCTGGCAAAAGCTGGCCATATGCCTCAGTGAGGCCCAGTTCTTCCGCTACCAGGTCAACCGTCTTCTGGTTGTCACCGGACAAGAGGAGCAGGTTCTTGACACCCAGCTTCTTTAAAGCAGCCAGGTCTTCCTTAACCCCGGCCCGGATCTCGTCCTTTAAGCCTAAAGCAAGTTCCAGCTGCCCGTTTACAGCCACCAGAACCAGGGAATTGCCAGCACTTGCCAGCTCTTCCATGTCCTTTTCCATTTCTTTTGTAACTGGGACATGGTACTGGTCAAGCAAGTAGCGGTTGCCGACCAGGACCTGCTGGCCAGCTACTTGAGCAACGATCCCGCCGCCCTGGAGGACCTGGGAAGCTTCAACTTCTTTAGCTTCCAGGTCTTCATAGTAGCCAGTGATGGCTTTCGCCAAAGGGTGGGCAGATTCTTTTTCCACGCTGACCAAAAGCTGTTCAGCCAGCTGGCCCTGGCCGTACTTTTTCACCTGGCTGACCCGGGGGTCGCCGTAAGTCAAGGTCCCGGTCTTGTCGAACATGATCGTGTCGACCTTGCTGAACTTGGTGATGACTTCACTACCTTTAAAAAGGATCCCCTGCTTGGCCCCATTGCCGATTCCGGCCACGTTGGAGACCGGAACCCCGATAACCAAGGCACCCGGGCAGCCGAGAACCAGGATGGTTACAGCCAGTTCCAGGTCTTGGCTGATGAGGCCAACAATAATGGCCAGGAGCAGGACGACTGGGGTGTAGTACTTGGAGAAGCGGTCAATTAGACGCTCAGCCTGGGACTTGGAGTCCTGGGCTTCTTCGACCAGTTCGATGATCTTGCCAAAAGTCGTTTCATCCCCGACTTTTTCCGCCTTGATCCGGATGGTCCCGTTTTCCAAAATAGTACCGGCATAGACCGGGTCGCCGGGCTTTTTGCCTAAAGGCATGGATTCACCGGTAATGCTGGCTTCGTTGGCCGTCCCGGAACCGGAGACGACTTCCCCGTCAACCGGGATCTTGCCGCCGGTTTTGACCAAAAGGATGTCCCCTTCGTCCAGGTCGTCTAAGTCAACTTCTTCAAAGTCGCCGTCTGCCGTCTGCCGGAGGGCGGTTTCTGGCACCATCTCCACCAGTTTCTTGATGGCTGACCGGGTCTTGGCCAGGGTCCTTTGTTCAAGGTAAGCCCCAAACAAGAAAAGGAAGGCCACGATGGCGGATTCTTCGAATTCCTGGATGACGAAGGCACCTAAGATGGCCAGGGTCACCAGCAAGTCGATACTGATGACTTTGACTTTCAGGGCCTGCCAAGCGGATGCGGCGATCGGGAAGCCGCCGATGAGGGAGGCGGCCAGGAGCAGGCCGGACTCTGCTGTTTCACTTTTAAATAACCATTTTGCGGCAAAGGCCAGGACGATTAAGATGCCCGTAATTGCCGTCAGCCGGTTGCGATTTTTCATTAACCATTTTTGCATTGATCTTTTGACCTCCTTGCTTTGATGCTTTTAATATACCGGGAAAGCAGGATTCCCAAATTGATTTCTATCAAGATCGGGATTTTTACAAAAATTTTTTTACGAAAAAAGCCATCCAGGGGAATTTGATCCTCTGGCACTGCCCCCTGTCAAGGTAACACTTTAGAAATCTAAAATTATTAAGTTATGCAATCTCACTTCTGTAGTAATCTACAGCGGTGAGATTCTTTCTTTTACCGGATATTTCAACGGTGTTGAAGTACTTAACGCCTTCTGCCACTAACTTTAAGAGTTGGTCATACGTTTGAGGCGCTGGCTGGTGTGCCAGCCACAGATGTTTGAAGTCACACCACCAGCGCTCAATTACCGCATTATCAGCCGGGGTCCCCGGCGCTGACATACTGTGGACGCATTGGTTTTGGATAAGGTAATTACTGAATTCCCTTGAAGTGTAGGCAGATCCACGATCTGTATGAATTAACGGAGCCAACCTACTGGTCTTCTGTTTAGCCAATTCAAAAGCTTTAATTACGTCCTTGGCGGTTTCGGTTGGAGATATGAAGTAACTAAGCGCATAGTTCCCATACAAATCTATGATTGCGTGCAGTCGTACCTTGTTTCCACGACCGTAAGTAAGTTCCGTAGTATCAGTCACCCAGACCTTATTAGGCTGGTCAGGGGCAAATTGGCGATGTAATACATTGTCTTCAAGGTACTGTTGTTGTTCTTTAACCCGGTTACGACGCGGTTGGCGAATGTCAGCTTTGATCCCGTGCTCACGCATAATCCGCCGGACCCGTTTAATGTTAATCGGGAAGTCGAAGCTAAAAGTGTACTCTTTAATCTTGCTGGTATCGCTATTAAGAATGGCCGTGACCTTCCGGTAACCCGCACAGTTCAAATGGCGTTTCTCGATTTGACGAATCGCCGCTAAAATCTTCGCATTCTCGATTTCTTGCTGGGTCTTGATCTGCCTTTTCTTGAGCCAAATGTAATATGACTTACGCGACGTGTTTGCTACCGCCGCCAACTCGGTCACTGTGTAACCTTCCTTAACTAGTTCCTGAATCGCTTCGTATTTTGCGGATCGTCCACCTCCCGATTGCGTATTTCTCTCAATTTTTTTGCGAAAGCTCGCTCCACTTCTAAGCGCCGAACTTTTGCCTTGAGTTGTCGGTTCTCTTCTTCTAACTGTTCTTCGCGCGTTAAAGCGTCACCTTTGGGACGCGGCTTTTTACCTCGCCGGTCCTTTAAGACTTCCCAGTTATCGGTGGCCTGATATTTTCGAACCCAGTCATACACTCGGTTATACGAAACGTCGAACTCCTTAGCTGTTACTTGGTAATCACTGTCATGATCAAGTGCCCACTGGACAATCTTAATCTTTTCGTCGTAACTGACTTTCCGTCCCATTTTCCT
The nucleotide sequence above comes from Limosilactobacillus fermentum. Encoded proteins:
- a CDS encoding heavy-metal-associated domain-containing protein — protein: MQKAILQLETLACPTCMQKIAGAIANVDGVEKTSVKVLFNASKAKVNFDPEKTNLDTITQAVKNIGYDVLKASAK
- a CDS encoding heavy metal translocating P-type ATPase produces the protein MQKWLMKNRNRLTAITGILIVLAFAAKWLFKSETAESGLLLAASLIGGFPIAASAWQALKVKVISIDLLVTLAILGAFVIQEFEESAIVAFLFLFGAYLEQRTLAKTRSAIKKLVEMVPETALRQTADGDFEEVDLDDLDEGDILLVKTGGKIPVDGEVVSGSGTANEASITGESMPLGKKPGDPVYAGTILENGTIRIKAEKVGDETTFGKIIELVEEAQDSKSQAERLIDRFSKYYTPVVLLLAIIVGLISQDLELAVTILVLGCPGALVIGVPVSNVAGIGNGAKQGILFKGSEVITKFSKVDTIMFDKTGTLTYGDPRVSQVKKYGQGQLAEQLLVSVEKESAHPLAKAITGYYEDLEAKEVEASQVLQGGGIVAQVAGQQVLVGNRYLLDQYHVPVTKEMEKDMEELASAGNSLVLVAVNGQLELALGLKDEIRAGVKEDLAALKKLGVKNLLLLSGDNQKTVDLVAEELGLTEAYGQLLPEDKAEFVKKRQAAGEIVAFVGDGINDSPSLARADIGIAMGSGTDVAIETSNVVLMNGSFDRIPRALALAKATRRNMIENITIALAVVAVLLVSVLASSWMNMAIGMFVHEGSILVVILNAMRLLAYRSKLQKSRKLIENNFSQATGPYTKGSESIQ
- a CDS encoding IS3 family transposase — encoded protein: MQELVKEGYTVTELAAVANTSRKSYYIWLKKRQIKTQQEIENAKILAAIRQIEKRHLNCAGYRKVTAILNSDTSKIKEYTFSFDFPINIKRVRRIMREHGIKADIRQPRRNRVKEQQQYLEDNVLHRQFAPDQPNKVWVTDTTELTYGRGNKVRLHAIIDLYGNYALSYFISPTETAKDVIKAFELAKQKTSRLAPLIHTDRGSAYTSREFSNYLIQNQCVHSMSAPGTPADNAVIERWWCDFKHLWLAHQPAPQTYDQLLKLVAEGVKYFNTVEISGKRKNLTAVDYYRSEIA
- a CDS encoding transposase, encoding MGRKVSYDEKIKIVQWALDHDSDYQVTAKEFDVSYNRVYDWVRKYQATDNWEVLKDRRGKKPRPKGDALTREEQLEEENRQLKAKVRRLEVERAFAKKLREIRNREVDDPQNTKRFRN